From a region of the Mycolicibacterium sp. MU0050 genome:
- a CDS encoding mycofactocin-coupled SDR family oxidoreductase: MGQRLTDKVVFITGAARGQGRAHAVRMAKEGANIIAVDLAAPLPPSVPYDSATPEDLAETVRLVEETGRGIVSAAADTRDLEAMRDIVGKGVAEFGRLDVIVANAGITVPQPWNEITPQSFKDVMDTNVTGTWNAVMAGAQTIIDGGRGGSIILVSSAAGIKMQPFMVHYTASKHAVTGMARAFAAELGKHSIRVNSLHPGAVNTPMGTGDMMAALNRANETNPGLMQMVTPFLPDWIAEPEDISDAVCWLASDESRLVTAAQIAVDLGSTVF, from the coding sequence ATGGGCCAACGGCTCACCGACAAGGTCGTTTTCATCACCGGGGCGGCGCGCGGGCAGGGCCGCGCCCACGCTGTCCGGATGGCGAAGGAAGGCGCCAACATCATCGCCGTCGACCTTGCCGCGCCGCTGCCGCCCAGCGTGCCGTACGACTCGGCCACCCCGGAGGACCTGGCGGAGACGGTGCGCCTGGTCGAGGAAACCGGCCGCGGCATCGTGTCGGCCGCGGCGGACACCCGCGACCTCGAGGCCATGCGCGACATCGTCGGCAAGGGCGTCGCGGAGTTCGGCCGCCTCGACGTGATCGTCGCCAATGCCGGCATCACGGTGCCGCAGCCGTGGAACGAGATCACCCCGCAGTCGTTCAAAGACGTGATGGACACCAACGTCACCGGCACCTGGAACGCCGTGATGGCGGGCGCGCAGACCATCATCGACGGTGGCCGGGGCGGATCGATCATCCTGGTCAGCTCGGCGGCCGGCATCAAGATGCAGCCGTTCATGGTGCACTACACCGCAAGCAAGCACGCCGTCACCGGGATGGCGCGCGCATTCGCCGCCGAGCTCGGCAAGCACTCCATCCGGGTGAACAGCCTGCACCCGGGTGCGGTCAACACCCCGATGGGCACCGGCGACATGATGGCCGCGCTCAACCGCGCCAACGAGACCAACCCGGGCCTGATGCAGATGGTGACGCCGTTCTTGCCGGATTGGATCGCCGAGCCGGAGGACATCTCCGACGCGGTGTGCTGGTTGGCCAGCGACGAATCCCGCCTGGTGACCGCCGCGCAGATCGCCGTGGACCTCGGCTCGACGGTGTTCTGA
- a CDS encoding acetyl-CoA C-acetyltransferase: MREVVICEPVRTPIGRYNGMFKSLTAVELGVAALRGLLARTGIDPAAVQDVILGHCYPSMEAPAIGRVVALDAGLPVTVPGMQLDRRCGSGLQAVVQAALQVGSGSNDLVIAGGADSMSNVVFHSTDMRWGGARGGIKVHDALARGRTTAGGKNYPVPGGMLETAENLRRQYSIPRAEQDELAVASHQRAVAAQANGILAEEIIPVTVSTRDGDQVIDTDEHPRPDTSMESLSRLKPVLLKQDPEATVTAGNSSGQNDAASMCVVTTPERAAELGLTPLVRLVSWAVAGVAPNVMGIGPVPATEAALANAGLSLADIDLIELNEAFAAQALAVMREWKFTPADLERTNVHGSGISLGHPVGATGGRMLATLARELNRRGARYGLETMCIGGGQGLAAVFERVAA, encoded by the coding sequence ATGCGTGAGGTCGTGATCTGCGAGCCGGTGCGCACGCCGATCGGGCGGTACAACGGCATGTTCAAGTCGCTGACCGCCGTCGAACTCGGGGTTGCCGCGCTGCGGGGCCTGTTGGCGCGCACCGGGATCGACCCGGCGGCGGTCCAGGACGTGATCCTGGGCCACTGCTACCCGAGCATGGAGGCCCCCGCCATCGGACGCGTGGTCGCGCTCGACGCCGGGTTGCCGGTGACCGTTCCGGGCATGCAACTGGACCGGCGGTGCGGCTCCGGGCTGCAGGCCGTCGTCCAGGCCGCGCTTCAAGTCGGCAGCGGTAGTAACGATCTGGTGATCGCCGGCGGCGCCGACTCGATGAGCAACGTCGTGTTCCACTCCACCGACATGCGCTGGGGCGGGGCCCGCGGCGGCATCAAGGTGCACGACGCGCTGGCGCGCGGACGCACCACCGCCGGCGGCAAGAACTATCCGGTCCCGGGCGGCATGCTCGAGACCGCCGAGAACCTGCGTCGGCAGTACTCGATCCCGCGCGCCGAGCAGGACGAACTCGCCGTCGCCTCGCATCAGCGGGCGGTGGCCGCGCAGGCCAACGGCATCCTGGCCGAGGAGATCATCCCGGTCACGGTGTCGACCCGCGACGGTGACCAGGTGATCGACACCGACGAGCATCCCCGCCCCGACACGTCGATGGAGAGCCTGTCCCGGCTCAAACCGGTGCTGCTGAAGCAGGATCCGGAGGCCACTGTGACGGCGGGCAACTCCAGCGGCCAGAACGACGCGGCGTCGATGTGTGTGGTGACGACCCCGGAACGGGCGGCGGAGCTGGGCCTGACGCCCCTGGTGCGGCTGGTGTCGTGGGCAGTGGCGGGGGTGGCGCCCAACGTGATGGGCATCGGCCCGGTACCGGCCACCGAGGCCGCGCTGGCCAACGCCGGGCTCAGCCTCGCCGACATCGACCTGATCGAACTCAACGAGGCCTTCGCGGCCCAGGCGCTGGCCGTGATGCGGGAGTGGAAGTTCACCCCGGCGGACCTGGAACGCACCAACGTGCACGGTTCGGGTATCTCGCTGGGCCACCCCGTGGGCGCGACCGGTGGGCGGATGCTGGCGACGCTCGCGCGCGAATTGAACCGGCGCGGGGCGCGGTACGGCCTGGAGACCATGTGCATCGGCGGCGGTCAGGGACTGGCCGCGGTGTTCGAAAGGGTGGCGGCATGA
- a CDS encoding alpha/beta hydrolase yields the protein MSYRELTFSSGATTCSAWHFVGAGGDGRPVVVMGHGIGGTMDSGLQPFAERFAAAGMDVLAFDYRGFGHSQGSPRQTVSIDRQLEDYRSAIALATTLPEIDPQQVVLWGASLSGGHVIRVGAGRDEVAAVIAMTPMTDALATAMAVGKQYRFAALARSAASGMLSRAAGALGREAVMMPLVARPGEPGALTLEGAYENYLGMAGPSWRNELDSAVGMELSKIRVRRYAKQLRSPLLVQIADFDSYVPADAVLKTAVHGRAQVHHYPCDHFDVWPGHGWFERAVADQIAFLRRVL from the coding sequence GTGTCGTATCGGGAACTGACCTTCAGCTCCGGCGCAACCACCTGCAGCGCCTGGCATTTCGTGGGCGCGGGCGGCGACGGCCGGCCGGTGGTGGTGATGGGGCACGGCATCGGCGGCACCATGGATTCCGGGCTGCAACCCTTCGCCGAGCGGTTCGCCGCAGCCGGGATGGACGTGCTGGCGTTCGACTATCGCGGCTTCGGCCATTCGCAGGGCTCGCCCCGACAGACGGTCTCGATCGACAGGCAACTCGAGGACTACCGGTCGGCGATCGCGCTGGCCACCACCCTGCCGGAGATCGACCCGCAGCAGGTGGTGCTGTGGGGCGCCTCGCTGTCGGGCGGGCACGTGATCCGCGTCGGTGCCGGCCGCGACGAGGTCGCCGCGGTGATCGCGATGACGCCGATGACCGACGCACTCGCGACCGCGATGGCCGTCGGCAAGCAGTATCGCTTTGCGGCGCTGGCGCGGTCGGCCGCGTCCGGGATGCTCAGCCGCGCCGCCGGCGCGCTGGGGCGCGAGGCCGTCATGATGCCGCTGGTGGCGCGGCCCGGCGAACCCGGTGCGCTGACCCTGGAGGGCGCCTACGAGAACTATCTGGGGATGGCGGGCCCGTCCTGGCGCAACGAGTTGGACTCCGCGGTCGGGATGGAGTTGTCCAAGATCCGAGTCCGGCGTTACGCCAAGCAGTTACGCAGCCCGCTGCTGGTGCAGATCGCCGACTTCGACAGCTACGTCCCGGCCGACGCGGTGCTCAAGACCGCGGTGCACGGCCGGGCGCAGGTGCACCACTACCCGTGCGACCACTTCGACGTCTGGCCCGGCCACGGATGGTTCGAGCGCGCGGTCGCCGACCAGATCGCGTTCCTGCGCCGCGTGCTCTGA
- a CDS encoding TetR/AcrR family transcriptional regulator, translating into MRSRTDRRTPQRSDARRDTILDELEISLQHTDFEGINIAEVAERAGVSRSAFYFYFENKAAAVAALMERMIDDTFFVTDVFTLAEQTPQARVHIMLDGLFDTWERHRHMFRAMLEARGHSLAVREFWDEARLSFVDSVAAMIRAERARGAAPDGVDATVLATVLLEVNDRLLERLTFGGPLDRDQLLDGAAAVWLGTLYGIAAQPDAK; encoded by the coding sequence ATGAGGTCACGCACCGACCGTCGGACACCGCAGCGCAGCGACGCCCGCCGCGACACCATCCTCGACGAACTCGAGATCTCGCTGCAACACACCGATTTCGAGGGCATCAACATCGCCGAGGTCGCCGAGCGGGCCGGGGTCAGCCGGTCCGCCTTCTACTTCTACTTCGAGAACAAGGCGGCGGCGGTGGCGGCGTTGATGGAGCGGATGATCGACGACACCTTCTTCGTCACCGACGTCTTCACCCTCGCCGAGCAGACCCCGCAGGCGCGGGTACACATCATGCTCGACGGCCTGTTCGACACCTGGGAGCGGCACCGACACATGTTCCGGGCCATGCTCGAGGCCCGCGGGCACAGCCTGGCGGTGCGCGAATTCTGGGACGAGGCGCGCCTGTCGTTCGTCGACTCGGTTGCCGCCATGATCCGCGCCGAACGGGCCCGCGGCGCCGCGCCGGACGGGGTGGACGCCACCGTGCTGGCCACCGTGCTGCTGGAGGTCAACGACCGGCTCCTGGAGCGGCTGACGTTCGGGGGACCGCTGGACCGCGACCAGTTGCTCGACGGTGCGGCCGCGGTCTGGCTGGGCACCCTGTACGGCATTGCCGCCCAACCGGATGCGAAGTAG
- the fabG gene encoding 3-oxoacyl-ACP reductase FabG yields the protein MGPSRGGGGTRRGVRVSLLANQTAVVTGGAQGLGLAIAKRFVAEGAKVVLADINLEATEEVARGLGGPDVAKAVRCDVTSAADVDALVAAAVEWGGGLDVMVNNAGITRDATMRKMTEEQFDQVIAVHLKGTWNGLRAAGAVMREAKRGSIVNMSSISGKVGMIGQTNYSAAKAGIVGMTKAASKELAYLGVRVNAIQPGLIRSAMTEAMPQRIWDSKVAEVPLGRAGEPDEIANVALFLASDMSSYMTGTVLEVTGGRHL from the coding sequence ATGGGACCCTCACGCGGTGGGGGCGGGACGCGAAGAGGAGTACGGGTGAGCCTGCTGGCGAATCAAACTGCGGTCGTAACGGGCGGTGCACAGGGGCTGGGCCTGGCCATCGCCAAGCGCTTCGTCGCCGAGGGCGCCAAGGTGGTGCTCGCCGACATCAACCTCGAAGCCACCGAGGAGGTCGCCCGCGGCCTCGGCGGTCCCGACGTCGCCAAGGCGGTGCGCTGCGATGTGACCAGCGCCGCGGACGTCGACGCGCTGGTCGCGGCCGCCGTGGAGTGGGGCGGTGGCTTGGACGTGATGGTCAACAACGCCGGGATCACCCGGGACGCCACCATGCGCAAGATGACCGAGGAGCAGTTCGATCAGGTCATCGCCGTGCACCTGAAGGGCACCTGGAATGGCCTGCGCGCCGCGGGCGCCGTCATGCGCGAGGCCAAGCGCGGCTCGATCGTCAACATGTCGTCGATCTCCGGCAAGGTGGGCATGATCGGCCAGACCAACTACTCGGCCGCCAAGGCCGGCATCGTCGGCATGACCAAGGCCGCCTCGAAGGAACTCGCCTACCTGGGCGTGCGGGTCAACGCGATCCAACCCGGACTCATCCGCTCGGCCATGACCGAGGCGATGCCGCAACGCATCTGGGACTCCAAGGTGGCCGAGGTTCCGCTGGGCCGCGCCGGTGAACCCGACGAGATCGCCAACGTCGCGCTGTTCCTGGCCTCCGACATGTCGTCCTACATGACCGGCACGGTCCTGGAGGTCACCGGCGGTCGGCACCTGTGA
- a CDS encoding flavin-containing monooxygenase: MQNSSPRTAIIGAGISGLTAGKMLKDYRVPYTTFETSDRIGGNWAFGNPNGHSSAYRSLHIDTSKHRLSFKDFPIPEHFPSFPHHSDIKRYLDDYAEAFGLLEHIEFGNGVVHARHVDGRWEIEDQAGAVREFDLLVVGNGHHWDARLPDFPGEFTGESIHSHHYIDPDTPLQLTGKRILVVGIGNSAADITVELSSKALQNCVTLSTRSSAWIVPKYLAGQPGDKFFRTTPYLPLSWQRKAAQWFAPVVGADPTKYGLPPANHKLFEAHPTQSVELPLRLGSGDVTPKPNVTRLDGQTVHFEDGTSDDFDAIVYATGYNITFPFFDPEFISAPDNQIRLYKRMFKPGIDNLVFIGFAQAIPTLFPFVECQSRLLAAYAVGRYALPSVSEMERVIDADQQLHAGHCTDRPRHTQQVDYFYYDHDIRARELPAGIRRARERRVVTAGTR, translated from the coding sequence GTGCAGAACTCGTCTCCCCGCACCGCGATCATCGGCGCGGGCATCAGCGGCCTCACCGCGGGCAAGATGCTGAAGGACTATCGCGTCCCCTACACCACCTTCGAAACCTCCGACCGCATCGGCGGCAACTGGGCGTTCGGCAACCCCAACGGGCACAGCAGCGCCTACCGGTCGCTGCACATCGACACCTCGAAACACCGCCTGTCGTTCAAGGACTTTCCCATCCCGGAGCACTTCCCGTCGTTCCCGCACCATTCGGACATCAAGCGGTACCTCGACGACTACGCCGAGGCGTTCGGCCTGCTGGAGCACATCGAGTTCGGCAACGGCGTGGTGCATGCCCGTCACGTCGACGGGCGCTGGGAGATTGAGGATCAGGCGGGGGCGGTCCGGGAGTTCGACCTGCTCGTCGTCGGCAACGGTCACCACTGGGACGCCCGCCTGCCGGACTTCCCCGGCGAGTTCACCGGCGAGTCGATCCACTCCCACCACTACATCGACCCCGACACCCCACTGCAGTTGACCGGCAAACGCATCCTCGTGGTGGGGATCGGCAACAGCGCCGCGGACATCACCGTCGAGTTGTCGTCGAAGGCGCTGCAGAACTGCGTGACGCTGTCCACCCGGTCCAGTGCCTGGATCGTGCCGAAATACCTTGCCGGACAACCCGGAGACAAGTTCTTCCGCACCACCCCGTACCTGCCGCTGTCCTGGCAACGCAAGGCCGCGCAGTGGTTCGCCCCCGTCGTCGGCGCCGACCCGACGAAGTACGGGTTGCCGCCGGCCAACCACAAGCTGTTCGAGGCGCACCCCACCCAGTCGGTGGAACTGCCGCTGCGGCTGGGCTCCGGCGACGTCACACCGAAGCCCAACGTCACGCGGCTCGACGGGCAGACGGTGCACTTCGAGGACGGCACCAGCGACGACTTCGACGCGATCGTCTACGCCACCGGCTACAACATCACCTTCCCGTTCTTCGACCCGGAGTTCATCAGCGCGCCGGACAACCAGATCCGGCTCTACAAGCGGATGTTCAAGCCGGGCATCGACAACCTGGTGTTCATCGGGTTCGCCCAGGCCATCCCCACGCTGTTCCCGTTCGTCGAATGCCAGTCGCGGCTCCTCGCGGCGTATGCGGTGGGCCGGTATGCGCTGCCGTCGGTCAGCGAGATGGAACGCGTCATCGACGCCGATCAGCAGCTGCACGCCGGGCACTGCACGGACCGTCCGCGGCACACCCAACAGGTGGACTACTTCTACTACGACCACGACATCCGCGCCCGGGAACTGCCCGCCGGGATACGACGCGCACGGGAGCGCCGGGTTGTGACCGCGGGAACGCGATGA
- a CDS encoding acyl-CoA dehydrogenase family protein yields the protein MTRLAQTLGLTEFQTEIVSTVRQFVDKEIIPVAQELEHADTYPQAIVDQMREMGLFGLMIPEEYGGLGESLLTYALCVEELARGWMSISGVINTHFIVAYMIRQHGTDAQKQYHLTKMATGESRGAFSMSEPELGSDVAAIRTRARREADGNYVIDGQKMWLTNGGSSTLVAALVRTDEGAEKPHRNLTAFLVEKPAGFGEVVPGLTIPGKIDKLGYKGIDTTELVFDGYRASADDVLGAKPGHGFVQMMDGVEVGRVNVSARACGVGIRAFELAVRYAQQRSTFGKPIAEHQAIAFQLAEMATKVEAAHLMMVNAARLKDSGERNDVAAGMAKYLASEFCSEVTQQSFRIHGGYGYSKEYEIERLMRDAPFLLIGEGTSEIQKQIISKRLLAEYQI from the coding sequence ATGACCAGGCTGGCGCAGACGCTGGGTCTGACCGAATTTCAAACCGAGATCGTCTCGACGGTAAGGCAATTCGTCGACAAGGAGATCATCCCGGTCGCTCAGGAGCTCGAGCACGCGGACACCTATCCGCAGGCGATCGTCGACCAGATGCGGGAGATGGGCCTGTTCGGTCTGATGATCCCCGAGGAGTACGGCGGGCTCGGCGAGTCGCTGCTCACCTATGCGCTGTGCGTGGAGGAACTCGCCCGCGGGTGGATGAGCATCTCCGGGGTGATCAACACCCACTTCATCGTCGCGTACATGATCCGCCAGCACGGCACCGACGCCCAGAAGCAGTACCACCTGACCAAGATGGCGACCGGCGAGTCCCGCGGCGCGTTCAGCATGTCCGAGCCCGAGCTGGGCTCCGACGTGGCGGCCATCCGGACCCGCGCCCGGCGCGAGGCCGACGGCAACTACGTCATCGACGGTCAGAAGATGTGGCTGACCAACGGCGGCAGTTCCACGCTGGTCGCCGCCCTGGTGCGCACCGACGAGGGCGCCGAGAAGCCGCACCGCAACCTGACGGCCTTCCTCGTGGAGAAGCCGGCCGGTTTCGGGGAAGTTGTTCCCGGGCTGACCATTCCGGGCAAGATCGACAAGCTCGGTTACAAGGGCATCGACACCACCGAATTGGTCTTCGACGGCTACCGCGCCAGCGCCGACGACGTGCTGGGCGCCAAGCCGGGTCACGGTTTCGTCCAGATGATGGACGGGGTGGAGGTCGGCCGGGTCAATGTCTCCGCACGGGCCTGCGGCGTCGGCATCCGGGCCTTCGAACTCGCGGTGCGTTACGCCCAGCAGCGGTCCACCTTCGGCAAGCCGATCGCCGAGCACCAGGCCATCGCCTTCCAACTCGCCGAGATGGCCACCAAGGTCGAAGCGGCCCATCTGATGATGGTCAACGCGGCCCGGTTGAAGGACTCCGGTGAGCGCAACGACGTCGCTGCGGGAATGGCGAAGTATCTGGCCAGCGAGTTCTGCTCCGAGGTCACCCAACAGAGCTTCCGGATCCACGGCGGTTACGGGTACTCGAAGGAGTACGAGATCGAGCGGCTGATGCGGGACGCGCCGTTCCTGCTCATCGGTGAGGGCACCAGCGAGATCCAGAAGCAGATCATCTCCAAGCGTCTGCTGGCCGAGTACCAGATCTGA
- a CDS encoding aminoglycoside phosphotransferase family protein, whose amino-acid sequence MTVPVAIPRFPDDVTPQWLTGVLAPASGTQVGRADVTAIGTGQTGATYRVKVDYTANPAGLPETFVIKLPSTDDTVRDRVVLGYRSECAFYQSVADRVSVPIPQCFHCEISEDAADYALLLTDQAPAAQGDQIAGCSAEEARLAAIAIAGLHAPTWAEQEWLSFPGLAMTMTDDAAKKGLGDVAVMSADITVDKLGDKLSEQDRATFLEAMGLVTPWLQNDFGRFSLIHGDYRLDNLLFHPTGGQVWVVDWQTLGVGLPSRDLAYFTGTSLEPALRAEIERDLVAAYHAALVEQGVGDYDLETCWQDYRYGVLQVLLISALGFAFAIGTDRGDDMVATMLRRGCAAIRDLDTVALIRETAGL is encoded by the coding sequence ATGACCGTGCCAGTGGCGATTCCCCGCTTCCCCGACGACGTGACGCCACAATGGCTGACGGGGGTGCTCGCGCCCGCTTCCGGCACTCAGGTCGGCCGGGCCGACGTCACCGCCATCGGGACCGGGCAGACCGGCGCCACCTACCGGGTGAAGGTGGACTACACCGCCAACCCCGCCGGGCTGCCGGAGACCTTCGTGATCAAGCTGCCCTCCACCGACGACACCGTCCGGGATCGGGTGGTGCTCGGCTATCGCAGCGAGTGCGCGTTCTATCAGTCGGTGGCCGACCGGGTCAGCGTCCCGATCCCGCAGTGCTTCCATTGCGAGATCTCCGAGGACGCCGCCGATTACGCGCTGTTGCTGACCGATCAGGCGCCCGCGGCCCAAGGTGACCAGATCGCGGGCTGTTCGGCCGAGGAGGCGCGGCTGGCCGCGATCGCCATCGCCGGCTTGCACGCGCCGACATGGGCGGAGCAGGAGTGGCTGAGTTTCCCCGGCCTCGCCATGACCATGACCGACGATGCCGCCAAGAAGGGCCTCGGCGACGTCGCGGTGATGAGCGCCGACATCACCGTCGACAAGCTCGGCGACAAGCTCAGCGAGCAGGACCGGGCCACCTTCCTCGAGGCGATGGGTCTGGTGACGCCCTGGCTGCAGAACGACTTCGGCCGCTTCAGCCTGATCCACGGTGACTACCGGCTGGACAACCTGCTCTTCCATCCGACGGGCGGACAGGTGTGGGTGGTGGACTGGCAGACGCTCGGGGTCGGTCTGCCGTCGCGCGACCTGGCGTACTTCACCGGCACCAGCCTGGAGCCGGCGCTGCGCGCCGAGATCGAACGCGACCTGGTCGCCGCCTACCATGCCGCGCTGGTGGAGCAGGGGGTCGGCGACTACGACCTCGAGACCTGTTGGCAGGACTACCGTTACGGGGTCCTGCAGGTGCTGCTGATCTCGGCGCTGGGCTTCGCCTTCGCGATCGGCACCGACCGCGGCGACGACATGGTGGCGACCATGCTGCGGCGCGGTTGCGCGGCCATCCGTGACCTGGACACCGTGGCGCTGATCAGGGAGACCGCCGGTCTCTAG
- a CDS encoding acyl-CoA dehydrogenase family protein: protein MSEVSDDDFQQILAQTRQFVRSAVVPREQEILTEDKVPDDIRDQAKQMGLFGYAIPQEWGGLGLDLTQDVELAMELGYTSLAVRSMFGTNNGIAGQVLVGFGTDEQKTRWLAGIASGEVVASFALTEPGAGSNPSGLRTKAVRDGDDWVISGQKQFITNAPTANLFVVFARSRPADDQGAGIAVFLVPADTAGVEVGAKDAKMGQEGAWTSDVTFNDVRVPASALVGGAEDIGYRAAMTSLARGRVHIAALAVGAAQRALDESVSYAATATQGGTPIGNFQLVQAMLADQQTQVMAGRALVRDAARKWVDNEDRRIAPSVAKLFCTEMAGTVADLAVQVHGGSGYMRGVTVERIYRDVRLLRLYEGTSEIQRLIIGGGLVKAAQRQH from the coding sequence ATGAGCGAAGTCAGCGATGACGACTTCCAGCAGATCCTCGCCCAGACACGCCAGTTCGTGCGCAGCGCGGTGGTGCCCCGCGAGCAGGAGATTCTGACCGAGGACAAGGTGCCCGACGACATCCGTGACCAGGCCAAGCAGATGGGCCTGTTCGGCTACGCGATCCCGCAGGAGTGGGGCGGTCTGGGCCTGGACCTGACCCAAGACGTCGAGCTGGCAATGGAATTGGGCTACACCTCGCTGGCCGTGCGATCGATGTTCGGCACCAACAACGGCATCGCCGGGCAGGTGCTGGTGGGATTCGGCACCGACGAGCAGAAGACCCGCTGGCTGGCGGGCATCGCCTCGGGCGAGGTGGTGGCCTCCTTCGCGCTCACCGAGCCCGGCGCGGGTTCCAACCCGTCCGGCTTGCGCACCAAGGCCGTCCGCGACGGTGACGACTGGGTGATCTCCGGCCAGAAGCAGTTCATCACGAATGCCCCGACCGCCAACCTGTTCGTGGTGTTCGCCCGCTCCCGTCCGGCCGACGACCAGGGCGCCGGCATCGCGGTGTTCCTGGTGCCCGCCGACACCGCGGGCGTCGAGGTTGGGGCCAAGGACGCCAAGATGGGCCAGGAGGGCGCCTGGACCTCCGACGTGACGTTCAACGACGTGCGGGTGCCGGCGTCGGCACTGGTCGGAGGCGCCGAGGACATCGGCTACCGCGCCGCGATGACGTCGTTGGCCCGCGGCCGCGTCCACATCGCGGCCCTGGCGGTCGGCGCCGCCCAACGCGCGCTCGACGAGTCGGTGTCCTACGCGGCCACCGCCACCCAAGGCGGCACCCCGATCGGCAACTTCCAGCTGGTTCAGGCCATGCTCGCCGATCAGCAGACACAGGTGATGGCGGGCCGGGCCCTGGTCCGCGACGCCGCCCGCAAATGGGTCGACAACGAGGACCGCCGCATCGCTCCGTCGGTGGCCAAGCTGTTCTGCACCGAGATGGCCGGGACCGTGGCGGATCTGGCGGTGCAGGTGCACGGCGGCTCTGGTTATATGCGCGGGGTGACGGTCGAGCGGATCTACCGCGACGTTCGGCTGCTGCGCCTGTACGAGGGAACCAGTGAGATCCAGCGCCTGATCATCGGCGGCGGGCTGGTCAAGGCCGCCCAGCGGCAACACTGA
- a CDS encoding GntR family transcriptional regulator, which yields MTMEDFATRPQLSEDVARLVRRRIFDGTYAAGRYIRLEQLAAELGISVTPVREALFDLRAEGLLAQQPRRGFVVLPVTRRDIVDVSDVQSHIGGELAARAAASITAEQLAEITAIQTRLEAAYDGDDENLVVRLNHDFHRAINVAADSPKLAQLMSQITRYAPEAVFPTVSGWPEKSTRDHRRVLAALAEGDAEMAREAMSEHLCAGAEPLIDHLIVRGVIAE from the coding sequence GTGACCATGGAGGATTTCGCCACCCGGCCGCAGCTGTCGGAGGATGTCGCGCGTCTGGTGCGCCGGCGGATCTTCGACGGCACCTATGCGGCGGGGCGCTACATCCGGTTGGAGCAGCTGGCCGCCGAGTTGGGCATCAGTGTCACTCCGGTCCGGGAGGCCTTGTTCGACCTGCGCGCCGAGGGGCTGCTCGCCCAGCAGCCGCGGCGCGGCTTCGTGGTACTTCCGGTGACCCGGCGCGACATCGTCGACGTGTCCGATGTGCAGTCCCACATCGGCGGGGAACTCGCTGCCCGTGCGGCGGCGAGCATCACCGCCGAACAGCTCGCCGAGATCACGGCCATTCAGACTCGGCTGGAGGCCGCCTACGACGGCGATGACGAGAACCTGGTGGTCCGGCTCAACCACGACTTCCACCGGGCCATCAACGTGGCCGCTGATTCCCCCAAATTGGCGCAGCTGATGTCGCAGATCACCCGGTACGCCCCGGAGGCGGTGTTCCCGACGGTGTCGGGTTGGCCGGAGAAGTCCACCCGGGACCATCGCCGGGTGCTCGCGGCGCTGGCCGAGGGGGACGCGGAGATGGCCCGCGAGGCGATGTCCGAGCACCTGTGCGCGGGCGCCGAACCGCTGATCGACCACTTGATTGTCCGCGGAGTCATCGCGGAATGA